One Coffea arabica cultivar ET-39 chromosome 5c, Coffea Arabica ET-39 HiFi, whole genome shotgun sequence DNA window includes the following coding sequences:
- the LOC113690777 gene encoding protein DETOXIFICATION 40-like isoform X1 encodes MDSSSVDASQPLLPRTNTQISKELEEILCDNEQPLLQRYRAATWIEMKLLFHLAAPAVIVYMINYLMSMSTQIFSGHLGNLELAAASLGNTGIQIFAYGLMLGMGSAVETLCGQAFGAKKYEMLGVYLQRSTILLSLTGVLLAIIYVFSKPILIFLGQAPDIASAAALFVYGLIPQIFAYAVNFPIQKFMQAQSIVQPSAYISTATLALHLVLSWLAVYKIGLGLLGASLVLSFSWWIIVIGQFIYIVKSEKCKQTWTGFSLQAFSGLWGFFKLSAASAVMLCLETWYFQVLVLLAGLLPNPELALDALSICTTISGWVFMISVGFNAAASVRVSNELGAGHPKSAAFSVVVVNVISFIVSVIAAIIVLALRRVMSYAFTEGEVVADAVSDLAPLLALTLVLNGIQPVLSGVAVGCGWQAFVAYVNVGCYYLVGIPLGSLLGFYFQLGAKGLWSGMLGGTTMQTIILLWVTIRTDWNKEVEVALKRLDKWEDQKREALLKD; translated from the exons GATGAAGCTTCTTTTTCACTTAGCAGCACCAGCTGTGATTGTTTACATGATCAACTACCTTATGTCCATGTCCACACAAATTTTCTCTGGGCATCTTGGCAATCTTGAACTCGCCGCTGCTTCCCTTGGCAACACTGGGATTCAAATTTTTGCCTATGGTCTCATG CTAGGAATGGGTAGTGCAGTCGAAACACTATGTGGACAAGCATTTGGAGCCAAAAAGTATGAGATGTTAGGCGTATATCTTCAAAGATCTACCATACTCTTGAGTTTAACTGGTGTTTTGCTGGCCATAATCTATGTTTTCTCGAAGCCAATCCTTATATTTCTAGGCCAAGCACCAGATATTGCATCAGCAGCAGCCTTATTCGTGTATGGTTTGATCCCACAAATCTTTGCCTATGCAGTAAACTTCCCAATTCAAAAATTCATGCAAGCTCAAAGCATAGtgcaaccaagtgcatatatATCAACAGCAACGTTAGCCCTGCATCTTGTATTGAGTTGGCTGGCAGTTTACAAAATTGGGCTTGGTTTATTGGGTGCATCACTAGTTTTGAGCTTTTCTTGGTGGATAATTGTGATTGGACAATTTATTTACatagtgaaaagtgaaaaatgcaaacaaactTGGACTGGTTTTAGTCTACAAGCCTTCAGTGGCCTTTGGGGGTTCTTCAAATTGTCAGCAGCATCAGCAGTTATGTTGTGTTTGGAGACTTGGTATTTTCAGGTTCTTGTTCTATTGGCTGGTTTGCTTCCTAATCCTGAATTGGCTCTGGATGCTCTGTCCATTTG CACAACAATTTCTGGATGGGTATTTATGATCTCAGTCGGATTTAATGCAGCAGCAAG TGTGAGAGTTAGCAATGAACTTGGAGCAGGACATCCAAAATCAGCAGCATTTTCAGTGGTAGTTGTGAATGTGATCTCTTTCATAGTATCTGTGATTGCGGCAATTATCGTCCTTGCTCTGCGCCGAGTCATGAGCTACGCATTCACGGAAGGTGAAGTGGTTGCAGATGCTGTCTCTGATCTTGCCCCACTTCTGGCCCTCACTCTTGTTCTTAATGGCATCCAACCAGTATTGTCAG GTGTGGCCGTTGGATGTGGATGGCAAGCATTTGTTGCATACGTGAATGTGGGATGTTACTATTTAGTCGGAATCCCGTTGGGTTCTCTGCTCGGCTTTTACTTCCAACTTGGTGCTAAG GGACTATGGTCCGGCATGTTGGGCGGTACTACAATGCAGACAATTATTTTGTTGTGGGTAACAATTCGAACAGATTGGAATAAGGAG GTTGAAGTAGCTTTAAAGAGATTAGACAAATGGGAAGATCAGAAGAGAGAAGCTCTTCTCAAAGATTGA
- the LOC113690777 gene encoding protein DETOXIFICATION 40-like isoform X2, with translation MGSAVETLCGQAFGAKKYEMLGVYLQRSTILLSLTGVLLAIIYVFSKPILIFLGQAPDIASAAALFVYGLIPQIFAYAVNFPIQKFMQAQSIVQPSAYISTATLALHLVLSWLAVYKIGLGLLGASLVLSFSWWIIVIGQFIYIVKSEKCKQTWTGFSLQAFSGLWGFFKLSAASAVMLCLETWYFQVLVLLAGLLPNPELALDALSICTTISGWVFMISVGFNAAASVRVSNELGAGHPKSAAFSVVVVNVISFIVSVIAAIIVLALRRVMSYAFTEGEVVADAVSDLAPLLALTLVLNGIQPVLSGVAVGCGWQAFVAYVNVGCYYLVGIPLGSLLGFYFQLGAKGLWSGMLGGTTMQTIILLWVTIRTDWNKEVEVALKRLDKWEDQKREALLKD, from the exons ATGGGTAGTGCAGTCGAAACACTATGTGGACAAGCATTTGGAGCCAAAAAGTATGAGATGTTAGGCGTATATCTTCAAAGATCTACCATACTCTTGAGTTTAACTGGTGTTTTGCTGGCCATAATCTATGTTTTCTCGAAGCCAATCCTTATATTTCTAGGCCAAGCACCAGATATTGCATCAGCAGCAGCCTTATTCGTGTATGGTTTGATCCCACAAATCTTTGCCTATGCAGTAAACTTCCCAATTCAAAAATTCATGCAAGCTCAAAGCATAGtgcaaccaagtgcatatatATCAACAGCAACGTTAGCCCTGCATCTTGTATTGAGTTGGCTGGCAGTTTACAAAATTGGGCTTGGTTTATTGGGTGCATCACTAGTTTTGAGCTTTTCTTGGTGGATAATTGTGATTGGACAATTTATTTACatagtgaaaagtgaaaaatgcaaacaaactTGGACTGGTTTTAGTCTACAAGCCTTCAGTGGCCTTTGGGGGTTCTTCAAATTGTCAGCAGCATCAGCAGTTATGTTGTGTTTGGAGACTTGGTATTTTCAGGTTCTTGTTCTATTGGCTGGTTTGCTTCCTAATCCTGAATTGGCTCTGGATGCTCTGTCCATTTG CACAACAATTTCTGGATGGGTATTTATGATCTCAGTCGGATTTAATGCAGCAGCAAG TGTGAGAGTTAGCAATGAACTTGGAGCAGGACATCCAAAATCAGCAGCATTTTCAGTGGTAGTTGTGAATGTGATCTCTTTCATAGTATCTGTGATTGCGGCAATTATCGTCCTTGCTCTGCGCCGAGTCATGAGCTACGCATTCACGGAAGGTGAAGTGGTTGCAGATGCTGTCTCTGATCTTGCCCCACTTCTGGCCCTCACTCTTGTTCTTAATGGCATCCAACCAGTATTGTCAG GTGTGGCCGTTGGATGTGGATGGCAAGCATTTGTTGCATACGTGAATGTGGGATGTTACTATTTAGTCGGAATCCCGTTGGGTTCTCTGCTCGGCTTTTACTTCCAACTTGGTGCTAAG GGACTATGGTCCGGCATGTTGGGCGGTACTACAATGCAGACAATTATTTTGTTGTGGGTAACAATTCGAACAGATTGGAATAAGGAG GTTGAAGTAGCTTTAAAGAGATTAGACAAATGGGAAGATCAGAAGAGAGAAGCTCTTCTCAAAGATTGA